A genomic segment from Burkholderia plantarii encodes:
- the arsC gene encoding arsenate reductase (glutaredoxin) (This arsenate reductase requires both glutathione and glutaredoxin to convert arsenate to arsenite, after which the efflux transporter formed by ArsA and ArsB can extrude the arsenite from the cell, providing resistance.): MITIYHNPRCSKSRETLALLDSLNTAGEPVQVVEYLKTPLTVSDLRALHEQLDRPLRDMIRDNEALFKELGLGGADVDDEALYQAIAAHPVLLQRPIVVRGGKAAIGRPPETINMLFE; the protein is encoded by the coding sequence ATCTACCACAATCCCCGTTGCTCGAAGTCCCGCGAAACGCTGGCATTGCTTGATTCGTTGAATACCGCCGGCGAGCCGGTGCAGGTCGTCGAATACTTGAAGACGCCGCTGACGGTCAGCGACCTGAGGGCGCTCCATGAACAGCTCGATCGCCCATTGCGCGACATGATTCGCGACAACGAAGCACTGTTCAAGGAACTGGGCCTCGGCGGCGCAGACGTCGACGACGAGGCGCTCTACCAAGCCATCGCCGCGCATCCGGTTCTGCTGCAACGGCCGATCGTCGTCCGCGGTGGCAAGGCAGCGATCGGCCGGCCGCCGGAAACAATCAACATGCTGT